The Microcoleus sp. FACHB-672 genome window below encodes:
- a CDS encoding ferritin-like domain-containing protein, producing MKELDVKKTISLLNTIMEFELAGVVRYTHYSLMVTGPNRIPIVDFFKAQASESLIHAQQVGEILTGLEGHPSLRIAPMEESYKHAVRDILEESLNHERKALEMYKDLLHTVEDASVYLEEFARTQIGTEEMHNIEIKKMLRDYS from the coding sequence ATGAAAGAGCTGGACGTAAAGAAAACCATCAGCCTGCTAAATACCATCATGGAATTTGAATTAGCAGGGGTTGTGCGCTACACCCACTATTCCCTCATGGTGACAGGGCCAAATCGGATACCGATTGTAGACTTTTTTAAGGCTCAAGCCTCTGAGTCTTTAATTCACGCGCAACAGGTGGGGGAAATTCTCACCGGCTTAGAAGGGCATCCCAGTCTGCGAATCGCACCGATGGAGGAAAGCTACAAACACGCTGTGCGCGATATTTTGGAAGAAAGCCTCAACCATGAGAGAAAAGCCTTGGAGATGTATAAAGACTTGCTCCATACGGTTGAGGATGCTAGCGTTTATCTGGAAGAATTTGCTCGCACGCAAATTGGCACAGAAGAAATGCACAATATTGAAATTAAAAAGATGTTGCGCGATTACAGTTAA